A part of Paenibacillus donghaensis genomic DNA contains:
- a CDS encoding ABC transporter permease, giving the protein MRRRFPLLTIVNTLIYLFIMAPLLVIVISSFNPGEYLVFPFQGFSLRWYEAVLTGGRYTEPFWTSIKLAIATTVVALPLGTMIAYAIQRFDFRFKSALQGLFLSPLVIPTLLFGIGLLIFFSYLGVRMFFLRLLLAHIVLIIPYVVRTMLAGFSQMERAVEEASIILGASPVKTFFLVTLPLARPALLASAFLSLVLSFDELVIALFLTGPGIHTLPMTIYSDIQFNLSPSLAAVSSIIIAGTILIGLLGIAVMRRSQKT; this is encoded by the coding sequence ATGAGACGAAGATTCCCACTGCTCACAATCGTAAATACACTGATTTATTTGTTTATTATGGCGCCACTGCTTGTCATCGTAATCTCGTCCTTTAACCCGGGTGAATATCTGGTGTTCCCGTTTCAAGGCTTCTCCTTGCGCTGGTATGAAGCGGTTCTGACTGGCGGACGTTATACCGAACCGTTCTGGACAAGCATTAAGCTGGCTATTGCGACCACCGTAGTCGCCCTGCCTCTGGGCACCATGATCGCCTATGCAATCCAGAGATTTGATTTCCGGTTCAAAAGCGCGCTGCAGGGCCTGTTCCTGTCCCCGCTGGTAATCCCTACCTTGCTGTTTGGAATCGGACTGCTTATCTTCTTCAGCTATCTGGGCGTACGGATGTTCTTCCTGAGGCTGCTGCTGGCCCATATTGTATTGATTATTCCTTATGTGGTAAGGACAATGCTGGCCGGATTCTCGCAGATGGAACGGGCTGTGGAAGAGGCTTCTATTATATTGGGGGCTTCCCCTGTCAAAACCTTCTTCCTGGTCACTCTGCCGCTGGCGAGACCGGCGCTGCTGGCGAGTGCTTTCCTCAGTCTGGTCTTGTCCTTCGATGAGCTTGTGATTGCACTGTTTCTGACCGGTCCGGGGATTCACACCCTCCCGATGACGATTTATTCTGACATTCAGTTTAATCTCTCGCCTTCGCTCGCAGCCGTATCCTCCATTATCATTGCCGGCACGATTCTCATCGGCCTCTTGGGCATTGCGGTCATGCGCCGGAGCCAGAAAACTTAA
- a CDS encoding ABC transporter permease, which translates to MLKRIPPYWILLAPGLLIFLLVFVLPLGRLLVLSFYKTDPSGAMEAAAVLDQYTRFFTDPFYLQMLWRSVYIGVAVSLICLVLGYCLAYGVSRSQSKHRFMLLMLIALPLLTSAVIRNFGWIIILGRKGILNQTLQGIGIIQEPLDLLYTPTGVIIALVHVMLPYMVLVLYSVLDGLDRTLESAAANLGASSWKIFWFVTLPLSKQGIIAGTLLVFSITLSFFVTPSLIGGAKVKLMATEIYNQTINLLNWPYASAMGVILLLTMLLVTSLYRRVLAGRKPEGVH; encoded by the coding sequence GTGTTGAAACGTATACCCCCCTACTGGATACTGCTCGCTCCCGGGCTGCTGATCTTCCTGCTTGTGTTCGTTCTGCCACTGGGTCGCCTGCTGGTGTTGAGCTTCTACAAGACGGACCCGTCAGGGGCAATGGAAGCCGCAGCTGTGCTGGACCAGTACACCAGGTTCTTCACTGATCCCTTTTACCTCCAAATGTTATGGCGCTCGGTTTATATTGGTGTGGCGGTAAGCCTGATCTGTCTGGTTCTGGGATATTGCCTGGCTTATGGCGTATCCCGCTCCCAGAGCAAACACCGGTTCATGCTGCTGATGCTGATCGCCCTTCCACTGTTGACCAGCGCAGTAATCCGCAACTTTGGCTGGATTATTATTCTGGGCCGCAAAGGCATTCTGAATCAGACGCTGCAGGGGATCGGCATCATCCAAGAGCCCTTGGATCTGCTGTATACACCGACTGGAGTCATTATCGCGCTGGTTCATGTCATGCTTCCTTATATGGTGCTTGTACTGTATTCGGTGCTGGATGGTCTAGACCGCACACTGGAGAGCGCCGCTGCCAATCTGGGAGCTTCAAGCTGGAAGATCTTCTGGTTCGTAACCCTGCCCTTGTCTAAGCAGGGAATTATAGCAGGCACCCTGCTGGTGTTCTCGATCACATTAAGCTTTTTTGTCACTCCGTCCCTAATCGGGGGAGCCAAGGTGAAGCTGATGGCTACGGAAATATATAATCAGACCATAAATTTGCTTAACTGGCCATATGCCTCTGCCATGGGTGTAATTCTGCTGTTGACGATGCTGCTGGTTACAAGTCTCTACAGACGGGTACTGGCAGGCCGTAAGCCGGAAGGAGTCCATTAA
- a CDS encoding ABC transporter substrate-binding protein, producing MRNKLYGKAMAGVLALLITATGCGAGQAEPAPSASDNASGGQVQEGGKLVVTSFGGAIEETQRAYIKQFEEEYNAEVEVVTLYSADALAKIRAEKNNQTIDVVLFSGGQEQIAAKEDLIAKLDPAAMENLDDLYPQALSADGYGPTFGYEALGMIYNSEDITTPPTSWKDLWKEEYKGKVGLVDISNTYGNQFLVAVAKMNGGGEDNIQPGLDAIKDLLPNAAAIVKSSPEVGSLFAQGEASIAPFDSGYAYTFGKQGIPIHFATPQEGAVGIYINAQVVKGSSNPELAQKYIDFLLRPEIQQLTAEGGGYSPTNAQAKLSEDLKAIIPSSEESFNKLTRLNLELVNANKAAWMEQWSKLITE from the coding sequence ATGCGTAATAAGTTGTATGGAAAAGCGATGGCGGGCGTTCTGGCACTATTGATTACGGCAACAGGTTGTGGCGCTGGCCAAGCCGAGCCGGCTCCATCGGCATCCGATAACGCATCGGGCGGACAGGTTCAGGAAGGCGGCAAACTGGTCGTCACCTCCTTCGGCGGGGCCATTGAGGAAACGCAGCGGGCCTACATTAAACAATTCGAAGAGGAATATAACGCCGAGGTTGAAGTGGTGACGCTGTATTCAGCAGATGCACTGGCCAAGATCCGCGCCGAGAAGAACAACCAGACGATTGATGTCGTGCTGTTCTCGGGCGGACAGGAGCAGATTGCCGCTAAGGAGGATCTAATTGCCAAGCTGGACCCGGCGGCGATGGAGAATCTGGATGACCTCTATCCGCAGGCGCTAAGTGCCGATGGGTATGGGCCTACCTTCGGGTATGAGGCGCTCGGCATGATCTATAACAGCGAAGATATTACTACACCACCCACCTCCTGGAAGGACCTCTGGAAAGAGGAATATAAGGGCAAGGTCGGCCTTGTGGATATTTCCAACACCTACGGAAACCAATTCCTTGTAGCTGTAGCCAAAATGAACGGCGGCGGCGAAGACAACATTCAGCCTGGGCTGGATGCAATTAAAGACTTGCTGCCAAATGCAGCTGCGATTGTAAAATCCAGCCCCGAGGTAGGCAGCCTCTTCGCCCAAGGCGAAGCCTCCATTGCTCCATTTGACTCCGGGTATGCTTATACCTTCGGCAAGCAGGGCATCCCGATTCATTTTGCCACACCGCAAGAAGGGGCCGTCGGCATTTATATCAATGCACAGGTCGTCAAGGGCAGCAGCAACCCTGAGCTGGCCCAGAAGTATATTGACTTCCTGCTCCGTCCGGAGATCCAGCAGCTCACCGCTGAAGGCGGCGGTTACTCTCCAACCAACGCCCAAGCTAAATTGTCCGAAGACCTTAAAGCCATCATTCCAAGCAGCGAGGAAAGCTTCAACAAGCTGACCCGGCTTAACCTGGAGCTGGTCAATGCCAACAAAGCAGCGTGGATGGAGCAATGGAGCAAACTTATTACGGAGTAA